A region of the Oleidesulfovibrio alaskensis DSM 16109 genome:
AGATATACCGCTGCTCCGGTTGCCTGATCAGGCCGGAATGGTTGTATCCGGGGGCAAGCAATCTGACAACCAAAATGAGAAAAGAGATACGCTGTGGCCACTGCAATAAGCTGTTGGCCAAGGGAGAGGTCGCGGAGCTGGAAATCAAGTGCCCGCGTTGTGGAACATTCAACCATGTGAGTGCCGAGAGCCCCAAGACAGAACGGCAGGACCGTCAAAACGGATAACTACATGACTGACGAAAGGAAGCTTCCATCTCTGCCGAAGGAGGCACCAGGGCGCCCCGCAACAGAACGCTACCGGGAACAATTTGGTGTGATTGTACTTTGCACTGATGAGGCAGAGCACAAAGAAGTGTATGAACGTCTGATGGGTCTTGGGTTTAAATGCAAGGTGGTGCGTACATGAGGATCAAAGTGCAC
Encoded here:
- a CDS encoding Com family DNA-binding transcriptional regulator translates to MRKEIRCGHCNKLLAKGEVAELEIKCPRCGTFNHVSAESPKTERQDRQNG